Part of the Sodalis praecaptivus genome, GCTGCATCGGCGAGTCGGCATCCCAGGGTAGTTTCATGAGTTTTCGCTCCCCTGAATGCAGGAAGGATGCCCGGCGTCATTAAAAACGCGCCGGTAGAATCTGCAAAGGCCGCAACCAGTTTAGCGTGTTCATCAGATTTAATAGAAATTTCTATGAGTTCGGCACCCAGGGATGCCAACTCCTGCGCTATAGGAGAATGGATGTTACGGGTTAAAGCGCGGACGCGATAGCGCTGACTTTCCAATAAGGTTCGCGCCACGCTACGCCCCTGTTTACTCATTGCGCCCACCACCGTGATCCGCGGTCTTAAGGACGTTAACATATTTCACTTTCCTTTCCAGATTGACGTAGTTGCATTATCAGAACGAATGAGGGATAAGTGAAATCGATTATGTTGTAGCAAGGAATCCATGAAATGAATACCAGAAAAATGGATTTAAACCTTCTGCTGACGCTGGAAGCGCTACTCGCCGAGCAGAACGTGACGAAGGCGGCCAAGCGGCTCCATCTGAGCCAGCCCGCGGTAAGCGCACAGCTCAACCGATTGCGGGAAATTTTCAACGATCCGCTGTTCATTCCCGGGCGCAGGGGAATGACACCCTCAGCGAAAGCGCTTGAGTTGATGATTCCGTTTGGCCATGTTCTAGAAACAATACGCGATACGGTGCATTCCCATGAGGAGTTCAACCCGGCGAAGGCTAGGTTGACGGCGACGTTGGCCGGTACAGACTACATTCAGGTCGCGGTTATCATGCCGCTTGTCCTGACGTTGCAAAACATCGCGCCAGGCGTGCGTATCGCCGTCAGAAACTATGATCCCAATCATCTGGCACATCAACTGGCGGCGGGGCTGACCGATGTGGTTATCGCCACACCTGACAGGACGCAGACACACCTGCGAGTACAGCATTTATTTTACGAAACCTACGTGCTCATCGGGCGTTCAGATCATCCGGGGTTAAAAAACTCTCTAACAATGGCCGATTTTTCTAAACTGAAACACATTGTCGTTTCCCCTACCGGTGGGGGATTCACCACGCCTGTTGATAGTGTGCTGGCGGCGGCAGGTCTAAAACGCCATGTTGCTATGTCCGCAGCGTCATTCCTTTTCATTCCTGAAATAGTCGCTACGAGTGACTTGGTCGCGTTGGTACCGCGTCGATTGATAAGCAAGACCTTAAATCAGCTCACGGTTGTGGAGCTTTCCTGGCTAAAGGCGCGTTTTGACGTCAGTCTTTTTTGGCACGAACGTAACCACGGGCACGCAGGCCATCGTTGGCTAAGAAATTTAATAAGTCAGCAGAACGTTCTGACGGAGAGTAAACCGGCAATCACCCTGCGGTGACGGTATTGCCGTTGATCGCTTATTTGGCTAACGATTGGCGCAAGCAATGCATCGTATACGCTACTAAATCTGGGGTAATTGAGCCATCGTCTATGTATGGGCATTGCCTTTTTTGTGCGGTGCGCGGACGTTATAGAGTAAAAATTGCGGCGGCGTGACCTTTCGCTTTTCTACGCAACGCCCCTCCCTACGCTATGCGGCCTCGTGGATCTCATCCGTAAGCGCCGCGGTCGATATTCACCCGTTCGGCCAAAAAGTCCAGAAAGGCCCGCACGCGTAACGGTATATAGCCGCCTTGGCCGACGTAGACGGCGTGAATTTCTTCGACATCGCCTGGATTGCACTCTTCAAGCACGGGCAGCAGCCGTCCTGCGTCAATATCGTCGCGCACTTGAAAAACGGCCAATCGCGCCAGTCCGAGCCCCGCCAACGCCAGACGACGCAATGCTTCTCCGTCGCTGGCCTGGACGTTGCCCGTTACCGGAATCAGCAGGTTTTCCTGCGCATGGCGCAACGGCCATCCGGGTTGCGCCCGCACATAATTCGCGCCAAGGCGGTTGTGGGCAAGCAGTTGTTTTGGCGTAGTCGGCATGCCGTGGCGAGACAGGTAGCCTGGCGCCGCTACGATCACCATGTGCGTTCCCCCTAGCCTGCGCGCCACCAAATTCGAGCTTTTCAGCGGGCCGGCGCGAACGGCCACGTCGGTACGCTGCTCCAGAAGGTCGATCACCTCATCGGTCAACACCATGTCCAACGTCACCTCGGGATGGCGCGCTAGAAATTCGGGCACCAACGGCAACAGACAGTGAAGCCCGAACGGCACGTTGGCATTCACGCGTAACCGTCCGCGCGGCGCGGAGTGCTCGCTGGCGCAACGTTCCGCGTCCTCCAGATCCGCAAGGATACGCACGCCGCGCTCATAAAAGACGCAGCCTTCGGCGGTGAGCTGAAGCTGACGCGTGGAGCGGTTCACCAGACGCGTGCCCAGCCGTTGCTCCAATCGTCCAACCAACTTGCTGACGGCCGAGGGCGTCATGCCGCAGGCGCGGGCGGCGGCGGAAAATCCGCCAAGCTCGATCGCGCGCACGAATACTTCTAATTCGCCGGAGCGGTTGACTTCCAAACGGGCCATAGCACCTCTAATGAATTCAACTCACAAATGATGTTCCTTTTAATAGTCTAGTACAAGATGCTCAGCACTATCATAATTTCAGCACCGAAATTCGACTCAAGAGAGAACGCATGAAAATATTATCCAGGGCATTAGCGCCGGCTATGCTGGGCTTTGCCTTAACCGCGTCCGCCGCACCTGGGCTGGCAACCAAGCCCGACTGGGTGGCCACTTGGCAGGCCAGCCCGCAGCCAACCTGGGGTTCAGATTTCTTGTTTCCCACCAACGTTCCGGCGGTATTGCATGATCAGACCGTGCGCCTGGTGGCGCGCGTCAGCCTGGGTGGACAACGCCTGCGCATCGTGTTGTCAAATACCTACGGACGCGAACCTATCGTCATTGGTAAGACCACAATCGCACGCCCCACCGGAAACGGCGACGTTGCGGTTAACGGTATCCGTGCAGTGACGTTTGGCGGACAGGATACGTCAACCATTCTTCCTGGCGCATCGCTTATCAGCGACCCGGTGGCATTAGCGGTGCCGGCACTTACGCAACTGGCGATCAGCATTCATCTGCCCAAGACGACGCCGGTCAACACGTTTCATTGGGATGGCCGGCAAACCGCATGGATTGCTCACGGCAACCAAACGTCAAGCACGGCGTGGGCGCAAGCCGATAGTGCCCTCCAGAGTACCACTGCCCGCCTGCTGCTCACGGGCATCCAAGTCGAGACGCCACAGCGAGCGCGTGCGGTGGTCGTCCTCGGTGACTCCATCACCGACGGCGCAGCGGCCAGTCTGGACAACGACAGCCGCTGGCCGGATTTCTTGGCCGCTCGACTTGCGCCAAGGGGTGTGGCCGTCGTCAATGCCGGTATCTCCGGCGCACGGCTGTTGTCTGACGGTATGGGCGTCAATGCGTTGGCGCGGCTGGAGCGCGACGTGCTGACCCAGCCAGGCGTACAAAGCGTTATCGTGCTGTTGGGCATTAACGACATTGCCTGGCCGGGCACTGCGTTCGCAGAGAGTGCCCGGCGCCCTACGCTGGACGCAATGGCGGCAGGCTACCGGCAAGTGGTTGCCCAGGCGCATGCGCGCGGCGTACGCGTCATCGGCGCTACGCTGACGCCGTTCGAGAACGCGCTGCCCAACACCCCGTTGGACAATTATTACCAACCTGACAAAAACATCCTGCGCCAGCGGGTGAACGACTGGATTCGTCATAGCGGCGCGTTTGATGCGGTGATCGACTTTGATGCCACCCTCCGCGACCCAGCCCACCCCACCCGCATCGCCACGCGTTACGACTCCGGCGATCACCTGCATCCTGGCGATAAAGGCAACCGCGCGCTGGCTGATGCCGTCGATCTTGAAGCCTTGCTGCCAGAGGTCAGCCGGTTGCCGTACCACGCTTTGGCCAAATAGGCTTAAAAAATCATGCTGTTCATTCCTATCGCCCTGTGAGGGGGGTATTACTTAACCGCATCGTCATGCCGCCCCCTGACCCGTTCATGCGAGGGCGCAGGCCATGCGCTTTCTAGGTTAGCGGCTGACGATTAAGCCCAGCGCGCAACGGTCAATTACTCTCAGCGACGGTATGCAGGTTAGCCAACGGAGCAAGATCACATAGGGACGCCAGACCGCCATTGGACCATGTAAGTGGGCGCAGGGCACGGCGTCACCGACGCCGTGGGGGTTGCCATCGGAGGCATCCTCGCTCCGCTGTAACATGCCGGTCGGGTATCGCCCACGTCGCTGCAGCCCGACGGCGCGCCACCGATAGGGTCTTTACCGTGATGGCTGAAGGCGTCCAGGTTTTCATCGACCCTGAAGGGATGGGGTCGCGATCTGGCACAGTATGGAGGAAGAATGAACTATCTCGTGACAGTTCACAGTCCCACAAAGCATGAATCGTTTTAAGGTTTATATTACTCTGTATAAGCTAGGTGCCGGCCAATACGTTATGTTTGGTATGCAA contains:
- a CDS encoding LysR family transcriptional regulator — its product is MARLEVNRSGELEVFVRAIELGGFSAAARACGMTPSAVSKLVGRLEQRLGTRLVNRSTRQLQLTAEGCVFYERGVRILADLEDAERCASEHSAPRGRLRVNANVPFGLHCLLPLVPEFLARHPEVTLDMVLTDEVIDLLEQRTDVAVRAGPLKSSNLVARRLGGTHMVIVAAPGYLSRHGMPTTPKQLLAHNRLGANYVRAQPGWPLRHAQENLLIPVTGNVQASDGEALRRLALAGLGLARLAVFQVRDDIDAGRLLPVLEECNPGDVEEIHAVYVGQGGYIPLRVRAFLDFLAERVNIDRGAYG
- a CDS encoding LysR family transcriptional regulator translates to MNTRKMDLNLLLTLEALLAEQNVTKAAKRLHLSQPAVSAQLNRLREIFNDPLFIPGRRGMTPSAKALELMIPFGHVLETIRDTVHSHEEFNPAKARLTATLAGTDYIQVAVIMPLVLTLQNIAPGVRIAVRNYDPNHLAHQLAAGLTDVVIATPDRTQTHLRVQHLFYETYVLIGRSDHPGLKNSLTMADFSKLKHIVVSPTGGGFTTPVDSVLAAAGLKRHVAMSAASFLFIPEIVATSDLVALVPRRLISKTLNQLTVVELSWLKARFDVSLFWHERNHGHAGHRWLRNLISQQNVLTESKPAITLR
- a CDS encoding SGNH/GDSL hydrolase family protein, producing MKILSRALAPAMLGFALTASAAPGLATKPDWVATWQASPQPTWGSDFLFPTNVPAVLHDQTVRLVARVSLGGQRLRIVLSNTYGREPIVIGKTTIARPTGNGDVAVNGIRAVTFGGQDTSTILPGASLISDPVALAVPALTQLAISIHLPKTTPVNTFHWDGRQTAWIAHGNQTSSTAWAQADSALQSTTARLLLTGIQVETPQRARAVVVLGDSITDGAAASLDNDSRWPDFLAARLAPRGVAVVNAGISGARLLSDGMGVNALARLERDVLTQPGVQSVIVLLGINDIAWPGTAFAESARRPTLDAMAAGYRQVVAQAHARGVRVIGATLTPFENALPNTPLDNYYQPDKNILRQRVNDWIRHSGAFDAVIDFDATLRDPAHPTRIATRYDSGDHLHPGDKGNRALADAVDLEALLPEVSRLPYHALAK